In a single window of the Melissococcus plutonius ATCC 35311 genome:
- a CDS encoding ribonuclease J — protein sequence MDTIKIIPLGGVRENGKNMYITEVGEEIFVLDCGLKYPENDLLGIDIVIPDFTYLEENRDRIAGVFLTHGHADAIGALPYLLSKLKIPVFGTKLTIELAKLNIHGHSGRENFDDFHIIDEHTEIDFANTTVSFFRTTHTIPDSVGISLKTSEGSIVYTGDFKFDPSAIPMYQTDFGRLAEIGKENVLALLSDSSNAENPEQIASERQIADEVFDTIRYWDGRIIVACVANNLQRVQQILNAAHQSKRKIVLRGQDFTKVIHLAIQAEKLQLPSEDLIISIKEMEKYQPEQLLILETGRMGEPLEALQKMADNPQEDIHIQEGDLVYITTTPSTAMETTVAKTENIVYRAGGIVKLISSDLCVSGHANPDGLQLMLNFMKPKYFIPIQGEYRQLAAHADLAYELAIPYKNIFITGRGDVLEYKNNQMNVAGSVPAENIMIDGLGVGDIGNIVLRDRRILSEDGIFVAVITINRKEKRIVSPAKITSRGFVYVKASKDLMKESSNMITEIVEKHLANDDFEWSKLKQDIRENLSHYLFEQTKRRPVILPVIMEINQKRYTKNV from the coding sequence GTGGATACAATTAAAATTATTCCATTAGGTGGCGTACGCGAAAATGGAAAAAATATGTATATTACAGAAGTAGGAGAGGAAATTTTTGTTTTAGATTGTGGGTTAAAATACCCTGAAAACGATCTTTTAGGTATTGATATTGTTATTCCTGATTTTACTTATCTAGAAGAAAATCGTGATAGAATTGCTGGTGTATTTTTAACACATGGACATGCTGATGCCATTGGTGCATTGCCTTATTTATTGTCTAAATTAAAAATACCGGTATTTGGCACAAAGTTAACGATTGAATTAGCAAAATTAAACATACATGGTCATTCAGGAAGAGAAAATTTTGATGATTTTCATATTATTGATGAACATACCGAAATTGATTTTGCAAATACGACGGTTAGTTTCTTTCGAACGACCCATACAATTCCTGATTCTGTTGGAATAAGTTTAAAAACATCTGAAGGATCGATTGTTTATACAGGTGATTTCAAATTTGATCCCAGTGCTATTCCAATGTATCAGACAGATTTTGGACGTTTGGCTGAAATTGGTAAGGAAAATGTCTTAGCTTTATTGAGTGATTCTTCAAATGCTGAAAATCCAGAGCAAATTGCTTCAGAACGTCAGATTGCAGATGAAGTCTTTGATACGATTCGTTATTGGGATGGACGAATTATTGTTGCCTGTGTAGCTAATAACCTTCAGCGTGTACAGCAAATACTAAATGCTGCTCATCAATCAAAGCGCAAAATTGTTCTTAGAGGACAAGACTTTACAAAAGTGATTCATCTAGCCATTCAGGCAGAAAAATTACAACTACCAAGTGAAGATTTAATTATTTCTATTAAAGAAATGGAAAAATATCAACCTGAGCAATTATTGATTTTAGAAACGGGACGGATGGGTGAACCGCTTGAAGCCCTACAAAAAATGGCAGACAATCCACAAGAAGACATTCATATTCAAGAAGGTGATCTTGTCTATATTACAACGACTCCATCAACAGCCATGGAAACGACAGTAGCAAAAACTGAGAATATCGTCTATCGGGCAGGTGGCATTGTTAAATTAATTTCTAGTGATCTATGTGTTTCCGGCCATGCTAATCCAGATGGATTACAATTAATGTTGAATTTTATGAAACCTAAATATTTTATTCCAATTCAAGGAGAGTATCGTCAGCTGGCGGCACATGCTGATTTGGCGTATGAATTGGCTATTCCGTATAAAAATATTTTTATTACTGGCCGTGGGGATGTTTTAGAATATAAGAATAATCAGATGAACGTGGCAGGAAGTGTACCTGCTGAGAATATTATGATTGATGGTCTTGGTGTTGGTGATATAGGAAATATTGTTTTAAGAGATCGTCGAATTCTTTCAGAAGATGGTATCTTTGTTGCTGTTATTACTATCAACCGAAAAGAGAAGCGAATTGTTTCACCAGCAAAGATTACCTCTAGAGGATTTGTTTATGTAAAGGCGAGTAAGGATTTAATGAAAGAAAGTAGTAATATGATTACTGAAATTGTTGAAAAACATTTGGCTAATGATGATTTTGAATGGAGTAAAT
- a CDS encoding S-ribosylhomocysteine lyase — protein MAKVESFELDHTKVQAPYVRLAGTEQNNDIWMEKYDLRFLQPNQDAMSTAAMHTIEHLLAVNLRDELNDIIDLSPMGCRTGFYLILWNQHSAREVRDALVKTLNKILEMETVPATTAKECGNYKDHSLFGAKEYVKMVLADGFSLDPFERVL, from the coding sequence ATGGCAAAAGTAGAGAGTTTTGAATTAGACCACACAAAAGTTCAAGCACCTTATGTTCGTCTAGCAGGAACAGAACAAAATAATGATATTTGGATGGAAAAGTATGACCTACGCTTCTTACAACCAAATCAAGATGCTATGTCTACAGCAGCTATGCATACGATAGAACATTTATTAGCTGTTAATCTACGTGATGAATTAAATGATATCATCGATCTATCGCCAATGGGATGCCGAACAGGTTTTTATTTAATTTTATGGAACCAACATTCAGCTAGAGAAGTGCGTGATGCATTAGTCAAAACATTAAACAAGATATTAGAAATGGAAACTGTTCCTGCAACTACTGCAAAAGAATGTGGAAATTATAAAGATCATTCATTATTTGGTGCAAAAGAATATGTAAAAATGGTTTTAGCAGATGGTTTTAGCTTAGATCCATTTGAAAGAGTTCTTTAA
- the spxB gene encoding pyruvate oxidase, translating to MEKMINASIAMVKVLESWGIDHLYGIPGGSINSTMDALYKEQTAIKYIQVRHEEVGALAAATDAKLTGKIGVTFGSAGPGATHLSNGLYDAKMDNIPVLAILGQVLSAQMNYNYFQEMNENPVFADVSIYNRTVMTPESLPHVIDEAIKAAYKYKGVAVVTIPNDFGTKEIPNLLFSSAINHQTNVLQPKKADIEKAITLLQNAKKPVLYIGQGTRGGWETLKHFSEHFSIPIVSSVLAKGIVPDNYENFLGFAGRVATKPANEVVAAADLIIFAGSDFPFAANFFNPNAKFIQIDIDAAKFGRRHKTDVAILGDAITALDEWIHLGEKRSVDKWLKANQQNKQNWVNWLRNFENNKNEPLRVETVFKEINKIAKSDAIFAIDVGNITIDAIRLLEMNGQQRFTTSGWFATMGCGIPSGIAAQLSYPTNQVFTLSGDGGFSMVMQDIITQVKYNLPIINIVLSNRSFGFIEGEQEDSKQQKFGILLQDADYGKAGEALGAKGFTITEHSQLTYAFEAIKNTKRPVVLDIKIDNQRPLPVEELVLDPKKYSEKDIQVFKEKYDVHDMPILTELL from the coding sequence ATGGAAAAAATGATTAATGCAAGTATTGCTATGGTAAAAGTGCTAGAAAGTTGGGGAATTGATCATTTATATGGGATACCAGGTGGATCTATTAATTCAACCATGGATGCATTATATAAAGAACAAACAGCTATTAAGTATATTCAAGTCAGACATGAAGAAGTCGGTGCACTGGCTGCTGCTACTGACGCCAAATTAACTGGTAAAATTGGTGTTACCTTCGGCTCAGCAGGACCTGGGGCTACCCATTTATCAAATGGACTCTATGATGCAAAAATGGATAATATTCCAGTTCTTGCTATATTAGGCCAGGTTCTTTCGGCACAAATGAATTACAATTATTTTCAAGAAATGAATGAAAATCCTGTTTTTGCTGATGTTAGTATTTATAATCGAACTGTTATGACACCAGAGAGTCTACCTCATGTTATAGATGAGGCAATTAAAGCAGCCTATAAATATAAGGGAGTAGCAGTGGTTACAATTCCTAATGACTTTGGTACAAAAGAAATCCCTAATTTACTGTTTTCATCTGCTATTAATCATCAGACAAATGTGCTTCAGCCAAAAAAAGCAGACATTGAAAAAGCAATAACGCTTCTTCAAAATGCCAAAAAACCAGTATTATATATTGGACAAGGTACTAGAGGTGGTTGGGAAACTCTTAAACATTTTTCAGAGCATTTTTCTATACCTATCGTTTCTTCTGTTTTAGCAAAGGGGATTGTCCCAGACAATTATGAAAACTTTTTGGGTTTTGCTGGCCGTGTGGCAACAAAGCCTGCAAATGAGGTTGTTGCAGCTGCCGATTTAATTATTTTTGCTGGAAGTGATTTCCCTTTTGCTGCTAATTTTTTTAACCCAAATGCTAAATTTATTCAAATAGATATCGATGCTGCTAAATTTGGACGTCGACATAAAACAGATGTTGCCATTTTGGGAGATGCAATAACTGCTTTAGATGAATGGATTCATCTTGGAGAAAAACGTTCTGTTGATAAATGGTTAAAAGCCAATCAACAAAATAAACAAAATTGGGTAAATTGGTTAAGAAATTTTGAAAACAACAAAAATGAACCGTTACGTGTAGAAACGGTGTTTAAAGAAATTAACAAAATTGCAAAATCAGATGCCATATTTGCAATTGATGTAGGAAATATAACAATTGATGCGATTCGGTTATTAGAGATGAATGGTCAACAACGCTTTACTACATCAGGTTGGTTTGCCACAATGGGATGTGGAATCCCAAGTGGAATAGCCGCACAGTTAAGTTATCCAACGAATCAGGTATTTACATTATCTGGTGATGGTGGTTTTTCTATGGTGATGCAAGATATCATTACACAAGTAAAATACAATCTGCCGATTATCAATATTGTTCTTTCAAATAGATCTTTTGGTTTTATTGAAGGTGAACAAGAAGATAGCAAACAGCAAAAATTTGGTATTCTTTTACAAGATGCCGATTATGGAAAAGCTGGTGAAGCATTAGGCGCTAAAGGGTTTACTATTACAGAACATTCGCAATTAACCTATGCTTTTGAAGCGATTAAAAACACCAAACGGCCAGTTGTCTTGGACATCAAAATTGATAATCAACGCCCCTTACCAGTAGAAGAATTAGTTTTAGATCCTAAAAAGTATTCTGAAAAAGACATTCAAGTATTTAAAGAAAAATACGATGTACATGATATGCCTATACTAACTGAATTATTATAA